Sequence from the Gallaecimonas xiamenensis 3-C-1 genome:
CCCGGTCTTTGGCTGCTGAACCTGCCCCTGTGGGTCTATAAAGGCGCCATGTTGCTGTGGGCCATCTGGCTGAGCTTTGCCCTTATCCGTTGGGTCAGATTGGCCTGGCAGGCCCTGAATGTGGGGGGCTTTTGGTTCACCAAGGTCTGGGGCGATGAAAAGCCCAAAGGCGACAGTTAAAAAAGAAAGCCGGCGTCAGCCGGCTTTTTTTGGGGGTTAAAGGATGTCGGGCTCGCAGGTCATTGCCTTGAACTGCTGATGGAACATCACGAAATGTTCCCCCGGCACCTGGCACTTGAGCCATTGGTTGTCCTTGCCCTGTTCGGTGACTTGCAGGGTGAATTGGCCCATGCCGTTGGCGATGTCGGCCTTGACCCAATTGTCGTCGTGGCTGTCTTCCCAGTAGTAGTCGGCAATAGGGGTATTGGGGCGCTGGGCCCGCAAGTAGCCAAATACGTCGTTTTCGTAGAAATCCAGTACGCCCTTGAGGCACAGCTGGCTGGTCAGGCGCAGATCGGGCGAGATCCCCAGGCGGCACTGGCTGAGGGCGTCGGTGCGCAGTATCACCAGCTTGTCAGCGCTTTGTTCGAGGATCGCAAATTGGTAGTCGTCGGCCCCTTGGTGGATACGGGGATTGATCAGCTTGCCTGCGATCTTCAGGCCCTCTTCATCAAGGGTGGCGCTGCCAAGGTCGGCGGCCTGGCTCAGGGGGCTCAGGCTTGCCAGCAGCAAAGCGGCGGCGCCGCAAAGGCTCTTATCCATGTTTTATCTCTGTTCCTTGTGGTGACTGTCTTGGTGTAAGGGCGGCCTAAATCCAGGCTTTGATTAAAGTCCTTTCGAAACATGACGTTATTCATTTGTATTAGAGGGGCTGGGCCGTTAAGGTGCCAGGCCCCTTGGCAGGCCTCAGGGGTGTCCATGGCTGGCAGCGCCAGCGCCATGGCGTGATACCCCGCAGGGAGGCAAGGGTTCCTGAACCAAGAGACGTACGCAATGAAAAGATTGATCATGCTGTCGGCAGCCTTGTGGCTGTCGGCCTGTGCCACCACTACACCCCCTCGCGATTACCAAAAGGACGAGGTGGAACAGCTCGGCAATATCCTTTATGACAAGCAGCAGCTGACCCAAGGGGTCAAAACCCCGGTCACCGGCACAGTACGCTGGGAAAACAGCCGCTACCGCTTTATCCGCCAATACCAGAACGGCCACCTGCGCTACGGGGAAGACCGCAACCTCGATGATTCCTTGAGTGCCCAGGTCAGCTACGATGCCCAGGGCCTGCGCCACGGCAAGGTGCTGAACACCGAAGGCAAGGCCAGCGAAAACGGTGAAGAGCGCCAGTTTCGCCACGGCATCCTCAGCGGCAGCTTCCACGAGTGGCATGGCACCTCTGGCCTGGTTTACGACAGGACCTTCAATGTGGTTGCCGGTATCAAGGAAGAGCAGCTCAGCGCCCTGCCTAAAGATCTTGCCTCTCCCCTGGTGATGCCCCCCGAGATTGACTTGGCCGAGGCCCGCCGTATCGAAGGCCAGTACCTCAGTGACCTGGCCACCCTGGACAGCTACGACGGTTGGGCTTGGCACCTGAGCGCCGAAAACAGCCTGAGCCTGGCCAAGTACGATGATGGCCGCCAGGTGGCCTTGTGGATTTTTGACAAGCACGGCTTCCTGCGCGCCTACCGGGCCTTCAAGGCGGACAGTTCCTCCCTGCGCTGCGAGTTGTCCGAAGGGAAGATCCACACCTGCTTCAACCTGGATAGCAACGGCTTCAAGGAAGGCTTGCAATACGGTTTCGGTTTTAAGGAAGGGAAATACTACGTGGTGCAGCGCCAGCTGACCGGCGGCCTGCTCGACGGCACCGTCAAGCTGTGGCACGGCGACGCCCCTGTGGTTGAACTGGCTTACGACAAAGGTGTGCGCCAGGACAACCAAACGCGCCTGAGCCAGGACTTGGGCCTGGCCATGCCTTGGCTTACCCCGCAAATCGACCCCAGCCAGAGCCGGCAGTTCTTTGCCCGCTTCGAGATCCCCAAGGACTTTACCGGTTGGGCCCGCCTGATTTGGCGTGACGGCGGCATGCGGGAACTGACCCTGTTCCGTGATGGCGTCAAACTGGAAAACTGGCAATACGGCACGGACCGCACCTTGTTCAGCTACCAGCGCTTCCACCCCGGCACCCAAAAGGCGGCGGTGGCGGTGCAATACCGGGACGGCCTGTTGAGCAGCTACCAGGAAAAGGACGCCAAAGGCCATGCCAACGGCCGCAAGCTGACCCGCGCCTACCGCCAGGACCAATACCGTGACCAGCAATATAAAGACGGGCGCCAGGTGGGCAAGGCCAAGGTCTACCAATGGGATGAACAGGGTCAACTGATCCACGAATAACCCCCCGACAAGGGCGCATACCTATGTTGATTATCTGGCGTGGCCTGGGTTGGCTGGTGCCTGTGGTGGTTGTCGCCGGTTTCTTGGTGGGCCAGTTGCTTATCGATGCCGTCTTGGGCGAGGGCTTTTATACAAGCCACCCCTGGCCGAAAGTGGCGGCAGCGGTGTGGGTCGCCGTGCTGGTGGCGGTACTGGGCTATGTGCTCAATTACAAGAAAAGGCCGCTGCGGACCGATCCGGAGTCGGGCAGGCAATGGAAAGCGCCGTCCCATACGCTGTTTTTCATTCCCGTCGAGTTTTGGTCGGTCATAGTGCTGGTGTTGTTCCTGTGGCTGCCGGCCCAGGTTAAGCCAGCCGCAGAGCAACAGCCCCAGGGGCACAGCACCCAAACCCTTGCCCCCAAGGCGGGCAAGGAATAAAAAAGGCGCCCTAGGGCGCCTTTTTTCAACCGTCGATGTCAAAGCGGTCGAGGGTCATCACCTTGCTCCAGGCCTTGACGAAGTCTTCGGCAAACCTGGCGTTGGCCTGGGCCGCACCATAGATCTCGGCCACGGCCCTCAGTTCGGCGTTGGAGCCGAACACCAGATCGACAGGCGTTGCCGTCCATTTAAGCTTGCCGCTCTGGCGGTCATAGCCCTCGTAGAGCCCGGCGTCTTTGGCCGACGGCACCCAACGTACCCCCATATCCAGCAGGTTGACGAAAAAGTCGTTACTGAGGGTACCGGGCTTGTCGGTGAAGATACCATGGCGGCTATGGCCGGCGTTGGCATCCAGGGCCCGCAGGCCGCCCACCAGCACCGTCATTTCCGGCACCGTCAGCCGCAGCAGGCTGGCCCTGTCCACCAGGGCCTGGGTCGGGTTATAGCGGCTTTGCTGGCTGAAATAGTTGCGAAAGCCGTCGGCCTTGGGCTCCAGCACCGCAAATGAGGCGGTGTCGGTCATGGCCTGGCTGGCGTCGGTGCGGCCAGGGGTAAAAGGCACTTGGACCTTGAGCCCCCTCTGGCTGGCGGCCTGTTCTATGGCCGCCGCGCCGCCCAGTACCACCAAGTCCGCCAGGGACACCTGCTTGGCGCCTTGGTGTTTCTGGTTGAAGTCCTGTTGCACTTGCTCCAGGGTCTTTAGCACCTTGGCCAGGGCCTTGGGATCATTGACCGGCCAGTCCTTCTGGGGAGCCAGGCGCAGCCGGGCACCGTTGGCGCCGCCCCTTTTGTCGGTATCGCGAAAGCTGGCCGCCGACGCCCAGGCGGTGCGTACCAGCTCTGGCACTGTCAGCCCAGACTTGAGGATGGCGGCCTTAAGGGCAGCGGCATCCTTATCGTCAATCAGGGGGGCCTTGGCATCGGGCACCGGGTCTTGCCAGATCAAGGCCTCAGTGGGCACTTCTGGCCCCAGGTAACGGGCGCGCGGCCCCATGTCCCTGTGGGTCAGCTTGAACCAGGCCTTGGCAAAGGCCAGCTCGAAGGCATCGGGATCGTCTTTGAAACCCTTGGCGATTTTCTGGTAGGCCGGGTCCATTTTCAGGGCCAGGTCGGTGGTGAACATGATGGGGGCGTGGCGCTTACCCTGGATGTGGGCGTCGGGCACCAGGTTGGCGGCCTTGGCGTCTTTGGGTATCCATTGCACGGCCCCGGCAGGGCTCTTGGTCTGCACCCAGTCAAAGCCGAACAGGTTGTCCAGGTACTGGCTGGTCCAGGCGGTGGGGTTGACCGACCAGGCCCCTTCCAGACCGCTGGTGATGGTGTCTTCGCCATTGCCCTTACCACAGTTGTTCTTCCAGCCAAGGCCTTGCTGTTCAAGGCCGGCAGCGGCCGGCTCTGCCTCCAGGCAATCCCCCGGCTTATGGGCACCATGGGCTTTGCCGAAGGTGTGGCCGCCGGCGATCAGCGCCACGGTTTCTTCGTCGTTCATGGCCATGCGGCCGAAGGTCTCGCGAATATCCCGGGCCGCCGCCAGGGGATCGGGATTGCCATTGGGCCCTTCGGGATTGACGTAGATAAGCCCCATCTGCACTGCTGCAAGGGGTTTTTCCAACTGGCGATCGCCGTGGTAGCGCTGGTCTCCCAGCCAGGTCTGTTCAGGGCCCCAATAGACCTTGTCGGCCTGCCAGTCGTCTTCTCGGCCGCCGCCGTAGCCGAAGGTTTTAAAGCCCATGGACTCCAGGGCCACGTTGCCGGTCAGCACCATCAAGTCGGCCCAGGAAATATGGTGACCGTACTTCTGCTTGATGGGCCACAGCAGGCGCCTGGCCTTGTCCAGGCTGACGTTGTCGGGCCAGCTGTTCAGGGGTTCGAAGCGCTGTTGGCCGCCACCGGCCCCGCCACGGCCGTCTTCTACCCGGTAGGTGCCGGCGCTGTGCCAAGCCATGCGGATGAAAAAGGGCCCATAGTGGCCGTAGTCGGCAGGCCACCAGTCCTGGGACTGGGTCATCAGCGCTTTGATGTCGGCCTTGACGGCCTCGAGATCGAGCTGTTCAAAAGCCTGGGCGTAATGGAAATCGGCGCCAAGGGGATTGGAGGCGGGGTCGTTTTGGCGAAGAGGGCTCAGGTCCAGCTGATTGGGCCACCAATCGCGGTTGCTCATGGCCTCTCCCTGGGCGGGGCACACCGCTGGCGCCAACACCACGGCCAGGGCGGTCATTAACATCACTGTTGGTTTACGCATTGAGGTCGACTCCTGTGGTTGAGAGGTACGCCTTGCGCAACCGAGTATAGTGGCCCTGCCTGAGCCGTCCGGCTGAGGCCCAAGGGAATAAGCGATTGGGATAATCGGGGAGAACAGAGGCAAAAAAGGCGCCCGAAGGCGCCTTTTGGATTTGAGCAAAATGAGCCGGGCGAGCGGTCCCGCCCAGACACTTTTTGAGCATAGCCGATCTGTTGTGCCAAGGGGATAGCAGCATGGCCTTGGGCGATCCGGCTTTTGCTTGGTAAGGTACTGCTTTGGCCAGTAAAAGTGCCGTTACCGGCCGCTAAAACCGGGCCTTAAGGCCCCTGCAAGGATGCACAATATGATCAGTAGTTCCGACTTTTATCAAAACAACTTTGATGCCATAGAGCGCTTCGCCAAGAGCCAGGATCCCAATATTCACTTGGGCAACAACACCCCCCTCGGTCTGGCCGCCGTTGAAGGAAAGCTCAAGACGGTGAAATGCCTGGTCAGCCATGGCGCCGATCCCAACTTTGCCGACCCCAGGGGTTGGACGCCTTTGCTCTATGCCGCCAACGATGGCCGGGTATCGGTGATCCGCTATCTGCTGTCCATAGGGGCCGACGTCAAGGTGGCGGACGCCCAGGGCCAAACCGCCTTACACCACCTCTGTTATTGCCCCCGCCGGAGCAACCTGGAGGCGGCAACCCTGCTGCTTGCGGCCGGCGCCGATCCGGCAGCGACCAACCTCCAAGGACAGCGCCCCGTCGATGTGGCAGCCAGCAACAAGGACAGGATCTGCAACCATGATGAGCTGGCAAGGCTGTTGGCGCCGGCGTAGCGGACCATAATGATGCCCGCCTGGGGTATCATGGCCCCCAACAAGCCCCTATTGAGAGCAAGATGAGCAGCCAGCAGCCCAACAACCCCCTCCACGGCGTGACCTTGGAGCAGATCATTGTCCAGCTCGAAAACTATTACGGCTGGGACCAACTGGCACTGCATGTGAACATCAACTGCTTCAAGTCCGATCCCAGCGTGAAGTCGGCGCTGAAGTTTTTGCGCCGCACTCCCTGGGCCAGGACCGAGGTTGAGCAGCTCTACATCTCCACCTTCCACGACAGCACCAAGGGATAAGCTTGGCGCTCTAAAGGGACCTTATGAGCGAAACGGCAGCATGGATAGACGCCTGTATCGGCAAGGGCCTGGCGGCTTTTTTGAAAGCCAAGGGCTTTACCAAGAGCGCCAGGACCTGGCACAGGCAGGCCGGTAGCAGCTGGCAGTTGGTCAACCTGCAGGCAAGCCAAGGCAACAGCGGCCAAGAGGGGCGTTTTGCCCTGAACCTGGGGGTTTACCACGGCGACGTGGAAAGCCGCTGCGGGCCTGTGTTAAAGGCAAAGCCAAAAGCGCATCAGGTAACCCATGGTGCGCGCCTGGGCAGCCCGGATCTGCAAGGGGATCACTGGTGGAGTATCCGCCCTGACTTGGCGCCGGCATCGGTCGCCGATGAACTGGTGGCGCTGCTGGAGCGTCAGGGCCTGCCTTGGCTCGATGCCCATCTGGAGCCGGCGGTGTTGGCCAAGAGCCTGGCGGCGCAGCCGTCGTTGCAGTCGTTCAGTGCGGCCCTCTTGGCCGGTGACAGCCAAGAGGCGCTGCGCCGGGTGGAGGCGGCGATCGAGGCTCGGCCAAGGGGCAGGGCGCACTTCAGTCAATGGGCCTTGGCAGCGGGTTTGAGCCTAAAGCCCTGAGCCCAATCTATACGCTGGCCAAGGACTTGAGCCCTTGCTCGCCATAAAAAAGGCGCCCTGTGGGCGCCTTTTTTGTTGGCCGGATCTCAGCACTCGATGATATTAACCGCCAGGCCGCCCCGGGCCGTTTCCTTGTACTTGGCCTTCATGTCTTTACCGGTGTCGAACATGGTCTTAATGACCTTGTCCAGGCTCACCTTGTGTTCGCCGCTGCCGCGCAGGGCCAGGCGGGCGGCGTTGATGGCCTTGACCGCGCCCATGGCGTTACGCTCGATACAAGGCACCTGCACCAGGCCGCCTACCGGATCGCAGGTCAGGCCCAGGTTGTGCTCCATGCCGATCTCGGCGGCGTTTTCCACCAGGCCGGGGCCGGCCCCCAGGATCTCGGCCAGGGCGCCGGCGGCCATGGAACAGGCCACCCCCACTTCCCCCTGGCAGCCCACTTCGGCGCCGCTGATGGAGGCGTTTTTCTTGTAGAGGCTGCCGATGGCGGCGGCGGTCAAGAGGTAACGGGTGGCGATTTCCCGGTCCACGGTCTGGATAAACTTGTCGTAGTAGGCCAGTACCGCCGGGATGATACCGGCGGCGCCGTTGGTGGGGGCTGTCACTACCCGGCCACCGGCGGCGTTTTCTTCGTTAACGGCCAGGGCAAAGAGGTTGACCCAGTCGACGGTGTTCAGGGGGTCGACGTTGCGGTCCCCTTCGGCCACCAGCTTGCGGTACAGGCCCGGCGCCCGGCGTTTGACCTTGAGGCCGCCGGGCAGTATGCCTTCGGTCTTGCAGCCCCGGTCGATGCAGGCCTTCATTACCTGCCAGATATGCCAAAGGCCCTCTTCCACCTCGCTGCGGGTGCGCAGGGCCAATTCGTTCTGCATCACCAGGCTGGAGATGGACAGGCCATGTTCCTTGCACTGGGCCATCAGCTGGTCGCACGAATCGAAGGGGTAGGGCTCACGGGTGGCGTCGGCGGCGGCGATGATGGCCGCGTCTTTCTCGGCGTCAAAGTCTTCGTCGGCAACGATAAAACCACCGCCGATGGAATAGTAAATCTTGGCGAAAAGCTCGGTCTCTCCGGCAAAGGCGGCCAGCCTCATGGCGTTGGAGTGCTTTTTCAGGGTCTTTCTGTGGTGAAAGACGATGGCGCCTTTCTTGGGGAAGGCCACCTGGTGCTTGCCCAGCAATGACAGGGTTTCCTGCTGCTCGGCGGCGGCCAGGATGGCGGGGATCTTGTCCACGTCCACGGTGTCGGGATCTTCACCGGCCAGCCCCAGGATCACCGCCTTGCCGGTGCCGTGGCCTATGCCGGTCTGGCCCAGGGAGCCATAGAGTTCCACCTGCACTTCGGTGGTGCGGGTCAGCAGGTCTTTTTCTTCCAGGATCTCGGTGAACTTCTTGGCCGCCTTCATGGGGCCGACGGTATGGGAAGAGGAAGGCCCTATGCCCACCTTGAACATGTCGAAAACCGAAATCATCAGATCAATCCAGAGTGCTTAAACGGCGCTGAGTGTGAACGTCAACGTTAACATTAGCAAGGGTAGCTGCCCAGCAAACTACCCCTAAATTTTCTTATGCGAGATGGCGGGCCAGGTCGTGGAATATGGCGGCCGTGGCGCCCCAGATCAGCCAGTCCTGCCAGGGCAGGAAGTACACCGGGTGGGCCTGGCCCAGGCGGTTGATGGTGAGCTGTTGGTAGGCGTTGAGGTCCAGCACCACCGACAGGGGGATCTCGAAAACCGCGTCCACTTCGTCGGTGCTGAGCTGCCAGGGAAAGTCGGCCGGTGCCAGCCCCACTATGGGGGTGATGCGGTAGCGCGACACAGTGTAGTAGGGATTGAGGGTGCCAAGTGGCATGACCTCTTGGGGCAGCAAGCCCACCTCTTCCCAGGCTTCACGCAGGGCGGCCTGGGTGTGGCTGGGGTCGGTAGCGTCCACCCGGCCACCGGGCAGGGCCACCTGGCCGCCGTGGTGGCGCAGGGTCGCGGTGCGGCGGGTCAGCAGCACCGTGGGGTTGGGTTTGTCCAGCACCGCCACCAGCACCGCCGCGTCGCGGGGGCTGGGGACATGGATGGCGCCATGGGGGCGGCCCGCCAGGGGCCGCAGCAGGAAATCGGCGGCGAAGGCACTTCTCATAACAACGGCAGTATGCGCGAAACCTTGTCGAGGGTTTCCTGGTATTCGGCAGCCTCATCGGAGTCTGCCACCAGGCCGCCACCGGCCCAGCAATAAAGGTGCCCTTGCCAGGCCACCAGTGTACGGATGGCGATAGAGGTGTCCATATTGCCATTGGCGGACAAAAAGCCAACTGAACCGCAATAAAAACTGCGCCTGTTGGGCTCCAGCTCTTCGATGATCTCCATGGCCCGCACCTTGGGGGCGCCGGTGATGGAGCCGCCGGGGAAGGCAGCGGCCAGCAGATCCACGGCGCTGTTGCCTTCGGCCAACGTACAGGTGACGGTGGACACCAAGTGGTGCACCGCCGGGAAGGACTCGATATCAAACAGCGCCGGCACCTTGACCGACCCCGGCGCCGCCACCCGGCCCAGGTCGTTGCGCAGCAAATCGACGATCATCACGTTCTCGGCCCTGTCTTTGGGGCTGTGGCGCAGGCGCTCGGCGTTGGCGGCGTCCTTGGCCGGGTCCGGGTCCCGGGGCAGGGTGCCCTTGATGGGCTTGGTCTGCACCTGCTGCCCGGTCACCCTCAAAAACCGCTCCGGGGAGATGGACAGCAGGCAGCCGTCTTCCAGGCGCATAAAAGCGGAAAAGGGGGCGGCGTTGGCGGCGCGCAGAGTCAGGTAGGCCTGCCACTCGTCCCCTTGGTAGGGGGCCTTGAAGCGCTGGGCCAGGTTGATTTGGTAGCAATCGCCGCTGTGCAGGTAATGCTGCACCTGGCGAAACTTCTCGCCGTATTGGGCGCGGGTCATGTTGGCCTGCCAGGGGCCGGCCAGGGCAAAGTCGCCGCTAGGTTCGGCGCTTTGGCGCTCCAGCCAGGCCAGCCTGGCAAAGGGGTCGTCCAGGCTTATCAGCCAGCTTTGCTGGCGGTCGTGGTCAGACAGCACTGCCCAGTCGTAAAAGCCCACGGCCATGTCCGGCAGGGCCAGGTCGGCCTCGGCCAGGGTCGGCAGCTTTTCAATGCTGCGGCCAAGGTCATAGGCAAAGGCGCCAAGGGCGCCGGTAGCAAAGGGCAGGTCGCTTTCTACCACCGGCCAGGCGGCCATTTCGGCTTTGAGGGCCGCCAAGGGACTGGTGCCGGCCAGCGGCTTGTCGTCTTTGAACACCGCTTCGCCGCTTGCCACCAGGCGGCTTAAGGGGGCGGCCGAGAATAGGCTGAATCCGCTGTCGGGGTGGGTGGGGGCGGCGGAATCGAGCAATATGGCCCAGGGCTGAGTACTGAGGGGCGCAAAGCGTTGGGCGAGGGCGTCCCGGTCGAGGTAAGGCAGCGCGAGGCTTTTCAGTTCCATCAGGCTTGGTTTCCGTGGCCGTGGCTTAGTATCATTAGCGGCACATTATAACGACTCGGACGCGAGTCCAGGTGAGCAAATGACCGTTATCCGTAAAGAAGACTTTATCGAGAGCGTCGAAAGCGCCCTTCAATACATTTCCTACTACCACCCGCTGGACTTTGTCCAGGCCATGAAAGAAGCCTACGACAAGGAAGAGTCCAAGGCGGCCAAGGACGCCATCGCCCAGATCCTGATCAACTCGCGCATGGCCGCCGAAGGCCATCGCCCCCTGTGCCAGGACACCGGCATCGTCACCTGCTTTGTCAAAATCGGCATGAAGGTCCAGTGGGACTCCGACATGACAGTACAGGAAATGGTGGACGAAGGTGTGCGCCGTGCCTACCTGAACCCCGACAACCCGCTGCGCGCCTCCATCGTTGCCGACCCGGCCGGCGCCCGTAAGAACACCAAGGACAACGCCCCGGCCGTGGTGCACATCGACATGGTGCCCGGCCACCACGTGGAAGTGGCCATTGCCGCCAAGGGTGGCGGCAGCGAGAACAAGTCCAAGATGGCCATGCTCAACCCCTCTGACGACATCGTCGAGTGGGTACTCAAGACCCTGCCCACCATGGGCGCCGGCTGGTGCCCGCCTGGCATGCTGGGTATCGGCATCGGCGGCACCGCCGAGAAAGCCGCCGTGCTGGCCAAAGAATCTTTGATGGACCCGGTCGACATCCACGAGCTTAAAGAGCGTGGCGCCCAGACCACCGAAGAAAAACTGCGCCTGGAAATTTTCGAAAAAGCGAACCAACTGGGCATCGGTGCCCAGGGCTTGGGCGGCCTGACCACGGTGCTGGACATCAAGATCAAGTCCGCCCCCACCCACGCAGCGAGCAAGCCGGTGGTGATGATCCCCAACTGCGCCGCCACCCGCCACGTGCACTTCCACCTGGACGGCAACGGCCCGGCCGAGCTGACCCCGCCGAAGCTGTCTGACTGGCCACAAGTAACCTGGGAAGTGGGCAGCGATGTGCGCCGCGTCAACCTCGACACCGTCACCAAGGAAGAAGTGGCCAGCTGGAAGATGGGCGAAACCGTGCTGCTGTCCGGCAAGATGCTGACCGGCCGCGACGCCGCCCACAAGCGTATCCAGGAAATGCTCAAAAACGGTGAGCAGCTGCCGGTAGATTTCAAAAACCGCTTCATCTACTACGTCGGCCCGGTTGACGCCGTGGGCGACGAAGTGGTTGGCCCGGCCGGCCCCACCACCTCCACCCGCATGGACAAGTTCACCGACATGATGCTGGAGCAAACCGGCCTTATCGGCATGATCGGCAAAGCCGAGCGTGGCCCGGCGGCGGTGGAGTCCATCCAAAAGCACCAGGCCGTGTACCTGATGGCCGTAGGCGGCGCCGCCTACCTGGTGGCCAAGGCCATCAAGAAAGCCGAAGTCAAAGGCTTTGCCGACCTGGGCATGGAAGCGATTTACGAATTCGAAGTCGAAGACATGCCGGTGACCGTTGCCGTGGACAGCCTCGGTAACAACGCTCACCAGCAAGGCCCGGCCGAATGGAAAGTGCGCATTCAGGAAGCCGTCAAAGCCTGATGGAACAAGAGGGTCAGCCGGTCTGGCCCTCTTTGGTTTTTAAGGGAGATAACAATGAAAAAGCACCTTTGGGCCCTCAGTGCCCTGGCCGCCACCCTGGCCGGCCAAGCGGTCGCCAAACCCCTGGACGTTAACGACGTCATCAACCTCAACAAGGTTCACAGTGCCGTCATTGCCCCCAGCGGCAATGCCATGGTCTATGGCCTGAAGAAGGACGGCGAGTCCAACCTGTACTGGCAAGACCTGACCAGCGGCGAAGTGCGCCAGCTGACCAGCGTCAAAGGCACCGAGCACGACCTGACCTTCAGCCAGGACGGCGCCAGCATCTACTTCCTGGCCGACCGTGGCCAAGGCACCCAGCTCTACCGCCTGAGCCTGAGCGGTGGTGAAGCCCTGGCCGTTACCCATCTGCCCATCGAC
This genomic interval carries:
- the katG gene encoding catalase/peroxidase HPI → MRKPTVMLMTALAVVLAPAVCPAQGEAMSNRDWWPNQLDLSPLRQNDPASNPLGADFHYAQAFEQLDLEAVKADIKALMTQSQDWWPADYGHYGPFFIRMAWHSAGTYRVEDGRGGAGGGQQRFEPLNSWPDNVSLDKARRLLWPIKQKYGHHISWADLMVLTGNVALESMGFKTFGYGGGREDDWQADKVYWGPEQTWLGDQRYHGDRQLEKPLAAVQMGLIYVNPEGPNGNPDPLAAARDIRETFGRMAMNDEETVALIAGGHTFGKAHGAHKPGDCLEAEPAAAGLEQQGLGWKNNCGKGNGEDTITSGLEGAWSVNPTAWTSQYLDNLFGFDWVQTKSPAGAVQWIPKDAKAANLVPDAHIQGKRHAPIMFTTDLALKMDPAYQKIAKGFKDDPDAFELAFAKAWFKLTHRDMGPRARYLGPEVPTEALIWQDPVPDAKAPLIDDKDAAALKAAILKSGLTVPELVRTAWASAASFRDTDKRGGANGARLRLAPQKDWPVNDPKALAKVLKTLEQVQQDFNQKHQGAKQVSLADLVVLGGAAAIEQAASQRGLKVQVPFTPGRTDASQAMTDTASFAVLEPKADGFRNYFSQQSRYNPTQALVDRASLLRLTVPEMTVLVGGLRALDANAGHSRHGIFTDKPGTLSNDFFVNLLDMGVRWVPSAKDAGLYEGYDRQSGKLKWTATPVDLVFGSNAELRAVAEIYGAAQANARFAEDFVKAWSKVMTLDRFDIDG
- a CDS encoding ankyrin repeat domain-containing protein; translated protein: MISSSDFYQNNFDAIERFAKSQDPNIHLGNNTPLGLAAVEGKLKTVKCLVSHGADPNFADPRGWTPLLYAANDGRVSVIRYLLSIGADVKVADAQGQTALHHLCYCPRRSNLEAATLLLAAGADPAATNLQGQRPVDVAASNKDRICNHDELARLLAPA
- a CDS encoding VF530 family DNA-binding protein, with product MSSQQPNNPLHGVTLEQIIVQLENYYGWDQLALHVNINCFKSDPSVKSALKFLRRTPWARTEVEQLYISTFHDSTKG
- a CDS encoding DUF4304 domain-containing protein gives rise to the protein MSETAAWIDACIGKGLAAFLKAKGFTKSARTWHRQAGSSWQLVNLQASQGNSGQEGRFALNLGVYHGDVESRCGPVLKAKPKAHQVTHGARLGSPDLQGDHWWSIRPDLAPASVADELVALLERQGLPWLDAHLEPAVLAKSLAAQPSLQSFSAALLAGDSQEALRRVEAAIEARPRGRAHFSQWALAAGLSLKP
- a CDS encoding L-serine ammonia-lyase, producing the protein MISVFDMFKVGIGPSSSHTVGPMKAAKKFTEILEEKDLLTRTTEVQVELYGSLGQTGIGHGTGKAVILGLAGEDPDTVDVDKIPAILAAAEQQETLSLLGKHQVAFPKKGAIVFHHRKTLKKHSNAMRLAAFAGETELFAKIYYSIGGGFIVADEDFDAEKDAAIIAAADATREPYPFDSCDQLMAQCKEHGLSISSLVMQNELALRTRSEVEEGLWHIWQVMKACIDRGCKTEGILPGGLKVKRRAPGLYRKLVAEGDRNVDPLNTVDWVNLFALAVNEENAAGGRVVTAPTNGAAGIIPAVLAYYDKFIQTVDREIATRYLLTAAAIGSLYKKNASISGAEVGCQGEVGVACSMAAGALAEILGAGPGLVENAAEIGMEHNLGLTCDPVGGLVQVPCIERNAMGAVKAINAARLALRGSGEHKVSLDKVIKTMFDTGKDMKAKYKETARGGLAVNIIEC
- a CDS encoding CoA pyrophosphatase — encoded protein: MRSAFAADFLLRPLAGRPHGAIHVPSPRDAAVLVAVLDKPNPTVLLTRRTATLRHHGGQVALPGGRVDATDPSHTQAALREAWEEVGLLPQEVMPLGTLNPYYTVSRYRITPIVGLAPADFPWQLSTDEVDAVFEIPLSVVLDLNAYQQLTINRLGQAHPVYFLPWQDWLIWGATAAIFHDLARHLA
- the pabB gene encoding aminodeoxychorismate synthase component 1, yielding MMELKSLALPYLDRDALAQRFAPLSTQPWAILLDSAAPTHPDSGFSLFSAAPLSRLVASGEAVFKDDKPLAGTSPLAALKAEMAAWPVVESDLPFATGALGAFAYDLGRSIEKLPTLAEADLALPDMAVGFYDWAVLSDHDRQQSWLISLDDPFARLAWLERQSAEPSGDFALAGPWQANMTRAQYGEKFRQVQHYLHSGDCYQINLAQRFKAPYQGDEWQAYLTLRAANAAPFSAFMRLEDGCLLSISPERFLRVTGQQVQTKPIKGTLPRDPDPAKDAANAERLRHSPKDRAENVMIVDLLRNDLGRVAAPGSVKVPALFDIESFPAVHHLVSTVTCTLAEGNSAVDLLAAAFPGGSITGAPKVRAMEIIEELEPNRRSFYCGSVGFLSANGNMDTSIAIRTLVAWQGHLYCWAGGGLVADSDEAAEYQETLDKVSRILPLL
- a CDS encoding fumarate hydratase, with the protein product MTVIRKEDFIESVESALQYISYYHPLDFVQAMKEAYDKEESKAAKDAIAQILINSRMAAEGHRPLCQDTGIVTCFVKIGMKVQWDSDMTVQEMVDEGVRRAYLNPDNPLRASIVADPAGARKNTKDNAPAVVHIDMVPGHHVEVAIAAKGGGSENKSKMAMLNPSDDIVEWVLKTLPTMGAGWCPPGMLGIGIGGTAEKAAVLAKESLMDPVDIHELKERGAQTTEEKLRLEIFEKANQLGIGAQGLGGLTTVLDIKIKSAPTHAASKPVVMIPNCAATRHVHFHLDGNGPAELTPPKLSDWPQVTWEVGSDVRRVNLDTVTKEEVASWKMGETVLLSGKMLTGRDAAHKRIQEMLKNGEQLPVDFKNRFIYYVGPVDAVGDEVVGPAGPTTSTRMDKFTDMMLEQTGLIGMIGKAERGPAAVESIQKHQAVYLMAVGGAAYLVAKAIKKAEVKGFADLGMEAIYEFEVEDMPVTVAVDSLGNNAHQQGPAEWKVRIQEAVKA